One segment of Radiobacillus kanasensis DNA contains the following:
- a CDS encoding ABC transporter substrate-binding protein: MKKGLLLLMIGLFASFMLVACGNDETENESTENGATENTETNTDDSSAITVTDMYGEQTFKKTPERVVALEWVYAEDALALGVQPVGMADVEGYNSWVNIDAELSDEVVDVGTRQEPNLEAIAELNPDVIITAGYRHEAIMDSLKEIAPTLAFNPYPEEGEGNQYEEMTTTFNEIAKLFGKEKEAEQVLSDLDAAYKSVSEEISAAGIDNNSFVLSQAYSSDNNPVIRLFKDNAMATQIMEKIGLENAYESEGFQVYGFDETSVEALQNFQDAHFFYIVQENDNIFSNQLAGNPAWEDLAFVKEERTYQLPGDTWTFGGPLSAQVFAEQIKEALIQK, translated from the coding sequence ATGAAAAAAGGATTACTACTATTAATGATCGGTTTATTTGCAAGTTTTATGTTAGTGGCATGTGGAAATGACGAGACAGAAAATGAATCAACAGAGAATGGCGCAACAGAAAATACGGAAACAAATACTGACGACTCTTCTGCGATAACGGTAACGGATATGTATGGGGAACAAACCTTTAAAAAAACTCCTGAACGTGTCGTAGCTTTAGAATGGGTATATGCAGAGGACGCTTTAGCTTTAGGTGTTCAACCAGTAGGTATGGCTGATGTGGAAGGATACAACAGTTGGGTAAACATCGATGCGGAACTGTCCGATGAGGTAGTTGATGTTGGTACCCGTCAAGAGCCCAATTTGGAAGCAATCGCAGAATTAAATCCAGATGTCATTATTACAGCTGGTTACCGTCATGAAGCGATTATGGATAGTTTAAAAGAAATTGCTCCAACATTAGCTTTCAACCCTTATCCAGAGGAAGGAGAAGGGAACCAATATGAGGAAATGACAACTACTTTTAATGAAATTGCAAAGTTGTTCGGAAAAGAAAAGGAAGCTGAGCAAGTATTGAGTGATTTAGATGCTGCTTATAAGAGTGTATCAGAAGAAATTTCTGCCGCGGGTATCGACAACAATTCCTTTGTTCTATCTCAGGCATATAGCTCTGACAATAATCCTGTGATAAGATTATTTAAAGATAACGCAATGGCAACCCAAATCATGGAAAAAATCGGCCTAGAAAACGCTTATGAATCGGAAGGATTCCAAGTTTATGGATTCGATGAAACTAGTGTAGAAGCATTGCAAAACTTCCAGGATGCTCATTTCTTCTATATTGTTCAGGAAAACGATAATATCTTTTCAAATCAGCTTGCAGGAAATCCAGCTTGGGAAGACCTTGCATTTGTGAAAGAAGAGAGAACCTACCAACTTCCAGGAGATACGTGGACATTTGGTGGACCACTATCTGCACAAGTTTTTGCGGAACAGATCAAAGAAGCCTTAATACAAAAGTAG
- a CDS encoding iron ABC transporter permease — protein sequence MTNFLKNNWMKTVLTFFGGTVLLFVLMFININQGSVDLSPRVVWQALFSPQDILEHHTVRYLRMPRVVIGILAGGALAVSGVILQTITKNPLSSSSTLGIHSGSYFAVVLATIFMPVSLQLNGLVVAFAGGVITALLVYGLAGAATANPVKMVLAGMVVTIMFSSFTSLLQIFYENETAGLFLWGSGTLVQNNWDGVTFAFPFISAGMVIALILAKQLDLFRLGEDVASSLGQKVGRIRVISLLVAVFLTAVTVSVVGPIGFVGLIAPHLIKLLGYQNHYVLLIGSFIWGANVLLGAAVLARIIDPSFSELPVGAVTAFIGAPWLIWLVLRKQNRQYGEKGTAILAGQLNVRLSSKYMMGILAVGLVILFIIGASTGTSGIQLQTAFAAFFGESNDFIRNMILNIRLPRLFVAACSGVLLAVSGYIFQGVLRNPLADPSVIGITSGAGVGALLVLYISGLSAVFVPMGAFIGAVIAFLVVMGLSYRAQFQPTLLALLGIGISAFGSAIIQILVVQADMSVASALTWLSGTTYAKSWDELFSYLLWPMVIILPILYLQIRNIDTLSLGDDTAKGLGMRVMTTRFNMALLASLLAAASVAAVGTISFVGLIAPHVSRMLLGPSHKHLLPTTALLGGFFLVIADILSRTLLVPKEIPSGIIVAIIGAPYFLYIMYRSNQIRK from the coding sequence ATGACAAACTTTCTAAAAAACAATTGGATGAAAACGGTTCTTACCTTTTTTGGGGGAACCGTCCTTTTGTTTGTCTTAATGTTTATAAACATCAATCAAGGTAGTGTTGATCTTTCTCCTCGTGTTGTATGGCAAGCACTCTTTTCACCACAGGATATTTTAGAGCATCATACGGTTCGATATCTGCGTATGCCTAGAGTTGTAATCGGTATTTTAGCAGGTGGTGCCTTGGCTGTATCTGGTGTCATCCTACAGACAATTACCAAAAACCCTCTATCCTCATCAAGTACATTGGGGATCCACTCAGGATCCTATTTTGCAGTTGTACTTGCGACTATTTTCATGCCTGTATCCTTACAATTAAACGGGTTGGTTGTTGCATTTGCTGGAGGTGTGATAACGGCATTACTCGTTTATGGATTAGCAGGTGCTGCAACAGCTAACCCGGTCAAAATGGTTTTGGCGGGTATGGTTGTCACCATTATGTTTTCTTCTTTTACATCTCTTCTGCAAATTTTTTATGAGAATGAAACAGCTGGCTTGTTTTTATGGGGATCCGGAACATTGGTGCAAAACAATTGGGATGGCGTAACATTTGCTTTTCCATTTATCTCTGCAGGTATGGTCATTGCTTTGATACTTGCCAAACAACTAGATCTTTTTCGCTTAGGAGAAGATGTTGCTTCTTCTTTAGGTCAAAAAGTCGGTAGAATACGTGTTATATCTTTATTGGTAGCTGTCTTTTTAACTGCTGTCACCGTTAGTGTAGTGGGCCCGATTGGCTTTGTCGGATTAATTGCGCCGCATTTAATTAAGCTACTTGGCTATCAAAATCATTATGTTCTACTAATTGGTTCGTTTATTTGGGGCGCTAATGTCTTACTAGGAGCAGCCGTTTTAGCACGAATTATTGATCCTTCTTTTTCTGAACTACCAGTAGGAGCAGTTACTGCCTTTATCGGTGCACCTTGGCTAATCTGGCTTGTATTAAGAAAACAAAATAGACAATATGGGGAAAAAGGGACTGCAATACTTGCTGGCCAACTAAACGTACGACTTTCATCAAAGTATATGATGGGGATTCTCGCAGTTGGACTAGTGATCCTATTTATCATTGGTGCTTCCACAGGTACTTCTGGTATCCAGCTTCAAACTGCTTTTGCAGCTTTTTTCGGAGAGTCCAATGATTTTATTAGGAATATGATTTTAAACATTCGCTTGCCAAGACTATTCGTCGCTGCTTGTAGTGGTGTTTTACTTGCGGTTAGTGGTTATATTTTTCAAGGGGTCCTACGAAACCCTCTAGCAGATCCATCTGTAATCGGAATTACTTCGGGTGCTGGGGTGGGTGCACTCTTAGTCCTTTATATTTCTGGTCTGTCAGCAGTCTTCGTCCCAATGGGAGCCTTTATTGGAGCAGTCATTGCCTTTTTAGTCGTCATGGGATTATCATACCGAGCACAGTTTCAGCCTACCCTACTAGCGTTATTAGGGATTGGAATATCTGCCTTTGGTTCTGCCATTATTCAAATACTCGTTGTCCAAGCAGATATGTCCGTGGCTTCTGCCTTAACTTGGTTATCAGGTACAACGTATGCTAAAAGCTGGGATGAATTGTTCTCGTACTTATTATGGCCAATGGTTATCATTCTACCTATCTTATATTTGCAAATTAGAAATATAGATACATTATCCTTAGGTGATGATACAGCAAAAGGTCTAGGTATGCGGGTGATGACGACGAGGTTTAATATGGCGCTTCTTGCATCGTTACTAGCAGCTGCTAGTGTAGCGGCTGTTGGAACCATTAGCTTTGTTGGACTAATAGCACCACATGTTTCCAGAATGCTGCTCGGGCCAAGTCATAAGCATCTATTACCAACTACAGCGTTATTAGGAGGCTTTTTCCTAGTAATCGCAGATATTTTAAGTCGGACATTATTAGTTCCGAAAGAGATTCCTTCAGGGATTATCGTTGCTATAATCGGAGCTCCTTACTTTTTGTATATTATGTACCGTTCGAATCAGATACGGAAGTAG
- a CDS encoding nuclease-related domain-containing protein, with the protein MKPEQELKPKHLYEEKPLDIFFQLFSRVDILPLFVGCLIAGTILTALVYVLLPIEVTFDTIAISLIVTGGLMIFHFVRIYLYSLKVPGVHMKVKNQIQAVFGHGKEIYEAKRPSTSYPENLLDLQESASETVMLTNREKEAYLEAKIAELSSLRIDRLERKEALLPLRNYFKKDSHRYVQEEFQAFLDTGNISFIQFFERNRIVNAHNSFINETIESYQHELAITRLGNQGEDKVEKELERIPANRVFSNLRIEYQGNSVEIDHLILSKRGIFFVETKNYAAKGQYTLRIAKDGQWQRKYDNGNLQPIHDVTGQQNRQTYFLRQLLNEEFQNRYGDTLDEELVPFVPFIVIANDHVLIDNETDMEIMRISQISHHMKKYNENYSERLLEVITEILEEKALPLKSYPFESYNEWMKTRFQHIQLLDQDIEAFHDCLEDIKQSLQEHEEMFKTLEQYSPEPDSKME; encoded by the coding sequence ATGAAACCTGAACAGGAATTGAAACCGAAACATTTATATGAAGAAAAGCCATTAGACATATTCTTTCAACTATTTTCTCGTGTAGATATCCTGCCGCTATTTGTTGGGTGTTTAATTGCTGGCACAATCCTCACTGCTCTTGTTTATGTCCTCCTTCCTATTGAGGTTACTTTTGACACAATCGCTATTTCATTGATCGTAACGGGCGGTTTGATGATCTTTCATTTCGTCAGAATTTATCTCTATTCTTTAAAAGTACCTGGGGTTCACATGAAAGTGAAAAATCAAATTCAAGCAGTGTTTGGACATGGAAAGGAGATATATGAGGCGAAACGCCCTTCAACTTCATACCCGGAAAACCTGTTAGACCTTCAAGAGTCTGCTAGTGAAACCGTCATGTTAACCAATCGAGAAAAAGAAGCTTATTTGGAAGCTAAAATAGCAGAGCTATCCTCCTTAAGAATAGACCGATTAGAGAGGAAAGAAGCTTTGTTACCATTAAGAAATTACTTCAAAAAAGATAGCCATCGTTATGTCCAGGAAGAATTCCAAGCTTTTTTGGATACAGGGAATATTTCGTTCATTCAATTTTTTGAACGAAACCGCATTGTCAATGCGCATAATTCGTTCATCAATGAAACAATAGAGTCGTATCAACATGAGCTGGCTATTACACGATTGGGAAATCAAGGAGAAGATAAAGTTGAAAAAGAACTTGAGAGGATACCGGCCAATCGTGTGTTCTCTAATTTGCGAATTGAGTATCAAGGGAACTCTGTCGAAATTGATCATCTTATCTTATCGAAAAGAGGAATCTTCTTCGTTGAGACAAAAAATTATGCAGCAAAGGGGCAGTACACACTCCGAATTGCCAAGGATGGACAGTGGCAGCGAAAATATGACAATGGAAATTTACAGCCAATCCATGACGTAACTGGTCAGCAAAATCGACAAACATACTTCCTTCGTCAGCTACTTAATGAGGAGTTTCAAAACAGGTATGGGGACACTCTGGATGAAGAGCTGGTTCCATTTGTGCCATTTATCGTCATTGCGAATGATCATGTATTAATTGACAATGAAACGGATATGGAAATCATGCGAATCTCGCAAATCTCCCATCATATGAAGAAATACAATGAAAATTATAGTGAGAGATTACTTGAGGTTATCACTGAAATACTAGAAGAAAAAGCTTTACCGTTAAAATCATATCCATTCGAAAGCTATAACGAATGGATGAAAACTCGTTTCCAACACATTCAACTTCTAGACCAAGACATAGAAGCTTTTCATGATTGCCTTGAAGATATCAAACAATCTCTACAAGAACATGAGGAGATGTTTAAGACGCTGGAGCAGTATTCACCTGAACCGGATAGCAAAATGGAATGA
- a CDS encoding DUF2268 domain-containing protein, translated as MKNIFISILLITSVLLLTSCSNDSVKTEEPEKKNDHKPVTFTYSDQDFKIVPSYYDYLTYIEKTRENPTKLKSIFKQSVLKSLEEEGFTATDYFIFQPPNNLDVLEGKAKALIEGENEIFKAVKESIQESSDMLPGEGKPIIITPTNPSIPSVTYSMERMNGVLGFSPNDGSILLIIDSTYEKESLLYTVAHEYHHTVNKELNQNGYISSFLIDRILFEAKADAFAEMVYPNIEVPWTKPLTKEEEKKILYILNNNYDSTNKSLIDEFRNGSPDKGLPIWSNYRIGNKIMHSFLAKNPDVSIKEWTEMPAKEIIQNSDYKDILRRE; from the coding sequence ATCAAAAATATTTTTATTTCTATCCTTCTCATAACTAGCGTTCTATTACTAACCAGCTGCTCTAATGATTCAGTAAAGACCGAAGAGCCAGAAAAGAAAAATGATCATAAACCTGTTACCTTTACCTATAGCGACCAAGATTTTAAGATTGTACCATCTTACTATGATTACTTAACTTACATAGAGAAGACTAGAGAAAATCCTACAAAGTTAAAGTCCATATTTAAACAGAGCGTTCTGAAGTCGTTAGAGGAAGAAGGGTTTACTGCGACTGATTATTTCATTTTTCAACCTCCTAATAATCTTGATGTATTAGAAGGAAAAGCTAAAGCTTTAATTGAAGGTGAAAATGAGATTTTTAAGGCAGTAAAAGAGTCAATTCAAGAATCCAGTGATATGTTACCTGGTGAGGGAAAGCCAATAATTATCACCCCGACAAATCCATCCATACCCAGTGTGACTTATTCGATGGAACGTATGAACGGTGTCCTAGGATTTTCTCCAAACGATGGATCTATCCTGCTAATCATAGATTCTACTTATGAGAAAGAATCTTTACTCTACACAGTTGCTCACGAATATCATCATACCGTTAACAAAGAACTAAATCAGAATGGATATATCAGCAGTTTTCTCATAGACCGAATCCTTTTTGAAGCAAAAGCAGATGCATTTGCCGAAATGGTTTATCCGAATATTGAAGTTCCTTGGACAAAGCCCTTAACCAAAGAGGAAGAAAAGAAGATTTTATACATTTTAAATAATAACTACGATAGTACGAACAAATCACTAATAGATGAATTCCGAAATGGGAGTCCTGATAAGGGGTTACCGATTTGGTCCAACTATAGGATTGGAAATAAGATCATGCATAGTTTTCTGGCTAAGAATCCTGATGTTTCTATTAAAGAATGGACAGAGATGCCAGCCAAGGAGATTATTCAAAATAGTGACTATAAAGATATTTTGCGAAGGGAATAA
- a CDS encoding TetR/AcrR family transcriptional regulator: MTMDRRINKSKSALRDALILLMENSSFEKITITEIVQHANLNRGTFYRHYQTKEELLEDMIDDVMNDLIHSYRSPYLNTDKFFVQELTSPKIKIFEHVYSYSKFYSAIVSSNAIPGFQQKICDTLKQLSRQDLGLSNIESHVDINFLTSYYAYAIFGLIMEWIQGGFKYTPVFMAEQLIGILSHQSYQAVYLKDQTKE, encoded by the coding sequence ATGACAATGGATAGAAGGATTAACAAATCGAAAAGCGCCTTAAGAGACGCTTTGATTTTGCTTATGGAGAATTCATCTTTTGAAAAAATAACCATCACGGAAATTGTGCAACACGCCAATCTAAACCGTGGAACTTTTTATAGACACTATCAAACAAAAGAAGAATTGCTAGAGGATATGATTGATGATGTCATGAATGACCTTATTCACTCCTATCGATCTCCTTATCTAAATACCGATAAGTTCTTTGTCCAAGAACTAACATCACCTAAAATAAAGATTTTCGAACACGTTTATTCTTATTCAAAATTCTATAGTGCCATTGTATCGTCCAATGCCATTCCTGGCTTTCAACAAAAAATATGTGACACATTGAAGCAGCTTTCACGCCAAGACTTGGGGTTATCTAATATAGAAAGTCATGTTGATATCAATTTCCTAACAAGTTATTATGCCTATGCTATATTTGGCTTAATAATGGAATGGATCCAGGGTGGGTTTAAATATACTCCTGTCTTTATGGCGGAACAGTTGATAGGAATCTTGAGCCATCAATCGTATCAGGCGGTGTATTTGAAAGATCAGACAAAAGAATGA
- a CDS encoding SDR family oxidoreductase — translation MRLKDKVAVVTGAASGMGKEIAELYAKEGAKVVLADLNLEGVEKVAEAIQSNGGTAKAVKVNVAELADVENMIDTAVSEYGTLDILVNNAGIMDNFEPVADITEEKWDLLFDVNTKGVMRAMRKAIPIFLEKESGVIINTASTGGFSGAHAGATYGASKHAVIGLTKNTGFMYAQKGIRCNAIAPGSVATNIGSSMTNINEFGMSRAGLAHQVSPRVGQPEEIANAALFLASDEASFVNGTVLTVDGGWTAAF, via the coding sequence ATGAGATTAAAAGATAAAGTGGCCGTTGTGACAGGGGCAGCTTCAGGAATGGGAAAAGAGATTGCTGAACTATACGCCAAAGAAGGAGCAAAAGTTGTTTTAGCAGACTTAAACCTTGAAGGTGTGGAGAAAGTAGCGGAAGCCATTCAATCGAACGGTGGTACAGCAAAAGCGGTAAAAGTAAATGTTGCCGAATTAGCAGATGTTGAGAACATGATTGATACAGCCGTAAGTGAGTACGGTACTTTAGATATTCTTGTGAACAATGCAGGGATTATGGATAATTTTGAACCAGTTGCAGATATTACGGAAGAAAAATGGGACTTGCTGTTTGATGTGAATACAAAAGGTGTTATGCGTGCGATGCGCAAAGCCATTCCTATTTTCCTTGAAAAAGAAAGTGGTGTCATCATTAATACAGCCTCTACTGGTGGATTCAGTGGTGCCCATGCAGGTGCAACTTATGGAGCGTCCAAACATGCAGTAATTGGACTTACAAAAAATACAGGATTTATGTATGCGCAGAAAGGGATTCGTTGTAATGCCATTGCGCCAGGATCTGTCGCAACAAATATTGGTTCAAGCATGACCAATATTAATGAATTCGGGATGAGTAGAGCTGGATTGGCACACCAAGTTTCCCCGCGTGTTGGACAACCTGAAGAGATAGCGAATGCTGCTCTGTTCCTAGCATCAGATGAAGCTAGTTTCGTAAACGGAACAGTGTTAACCGTAGACGGTGGCTGGACAGCTGCGTTTTAA
- a CDS encoding immunoglobulin-like domain-containing protein has protein sequence MRKNIGLILFMAILLVMITYVEYSMGEEAGAASVYSSGNGTTSDPYLISTPEQLNAIRDNLTAHYRLVNDIDLSSYDNWDPIGTHAYGGDRFTGTLDGDGYKIGNLTIDRPTEDGVGLFSYLYKGAKLSNLGLENVDITGREDVGAVAGVNYDSVVKNVHVTGGTVTGEFRFGGLIGENGGEITNSFIAGLAIYGGRYGGAFVGSNSGDGVIKNSYAASSIKGSDHLGGFAGTSRGGLINVYATGTVEGTGSLGGLISLYSTSPFTNARWETNCSGCSFANTTGSEGSVLPVYPYLKGLSSMEELEVSLEHSNPIYPTDGVQIKVKARHEGGMTFDITGYNEIQYLEMGDQELFEVTAQGKLVAKEPGTAKLTVSLSGIEKELTINVSEAIPPEKPLDVSTIAEEQTGGATVALYWTAPEDWGTGGNKTYEVEFFNGEEWTTVVSNHSSTSYTYTLPKGVNTKEARFRVKGETEHGSSAFTLSDTFTIISTPPTLTLNGDNPLVLEVGSSYQEPGAEAVDKFNNDLTDHITANSSDVNVSKLGTYEVIYTVADSASNTTIKKRTVKVVDQKKPNLTILGENPYILEIGGEYKDPGANAIDNYDGHITSNIQVTGEVNTKKVGNYTLTYSITDSSGNTEFKKRTVEVVDTTPPQITLKGDNPITVNYGEKYEELGYTVMDNSGETLTEDVLITGKVDSDTIGVYQLSYSVKDSTGNKATVKRTVHVVDENQPIIKLNGKNPMTLEVGSDYVEPGATAFDGYDKDLSNQIKRAGTVDTQKLGTYEVRYNVEDSSGNQAFEVSRKVRIVDTTSPKLTLNGKGTVRIEVGQSYNEMGAEAVDNYDGTLTDNIIVEGNVDSRNTGTYTVSYSIEDKSKNRTTLTRTVHVVKVTKIEIVSVPPSVKSGQELPLKVIATYNDGMKKDVSTEVDYILSDTDALHFGNGIITGKRTGMKPITLTVRHKGQEQVVSLRIVNQSAGLGETVPVKGSDLFWVEDSETFIQMPSDLPENTRISVSRSRFKAPGLLPIGDAFTIDMKFPSGSTGYTGDYRLIMGLKKGFKDTKTGIYYFNEQIKQWEYVDGWGNQKDGRIQANVSHFSTYGVFTDNEIPVDLVMKEKRKSAQSITLSLSAYDSSGIKKFIILRDGKKVATVNGNQTEWLDTGLLAGRTYHYTIVAVDMLGNLSAEATASVTTNALVKTTATVAREQIIMEKPNEQIDQVDGLVASIDKDQADKSTTETDKDTTMDSGKDMVTTQNDDQRPREATQKYTLLVIGIILVASASIFVIYRVRKRRLKTIEDYDKIKEQGAEK, from the coding sequence TTGAGAAAAAACATAGGACTAATTTTATTTATGGCAATACTCCTTGTCATGATTACTTACGTCGAGTATTCGATGGGAGAGGAGGCTGGTGCCGCTTCTGTGTATAGTAGTGGGAATGGGACGACGAGTGATCCTTATTTGATTAGCACTCCGGAACAGTTGAACGCTATTCGTGACAACTTAACTGCCCATTATCGACTAGTGAATGATATTGATTTATCTAGTTATGATAATTGGGATCCCATCGGTACTCATGCGTATGGTGGTGATAGATTCACAGGGACATTGGATGGGGATGGTTATAAGATAGGGAACCTGACAATTGACCGTCCAACTGAGGATGGTGTTGGATTATTTTCTTATTTATATAAGGGTGCTAAACTTAGTAACTTAGGTCTTGAAAATGTTGATATAACAGGAAGAGAAGATGTGGGTGCAGTTGCCGGGGTGAATTATGATTCGGTTGTTAAAAACGTACATGTGACTGGAGGGACGGTCACAGGTGAATTTAGATTTGGAGGATTAATTGGAGAAAATGGAGGAGAAATTACGAACTCTTTTATAGCAGGGCTGGCTATTTACGGTGGAAGGTATGGAGGTGCTTTTGTAGGATCAAATTCGGGGGACGGAGTCATAAAAAATTCTTATGCGGCATCTTCTATTAAAGGAAGCGATCATCTAGGTGGGTTTGCAGGAACTTCCCGCGGGGGGTTAATTAATGTATATGCAACTGGTACTGTGGAAGGAACGGGAAGCCTCGGTGGCTTAATAAGCTTGTATTCTACTTCCCCGTTCACGAATGCGCGTTGGGAAACGAACTGTTCTGGTTGTAGCTTTGCAAACACAACGGGGAGTGAGGGTTCGGTGCTACCTGTCTATCCTTATTTAAAGGGATTAAGTTCGATGGAAGAATTAGAAGTGTCCTTAGAGCATTCAAATCCAATCTATCCAACAGATGGGGTTCAAATCAAAGTAAAAGCCAGGCATGAGGGTGGTATGACTTTTGATATTACTGGATACAACGAGATTCAGTATTTGGAAATGGGTGATCAGGAGTTATTTGAGGTAACAGCACAAGGCAAGCTAGTTGCTAAGGAGCCTGGAACAGCTAAATTAACAGTTAGCCTGAGCGGAATAGAGAAGGAATTAACCATTAATGTCTCAGAAGCGATCCCACCGGAAAAACCACTAGATGTATCTACTATAGCCGAGGAACAAACAGGTGGAGCGACTGTTGCTTTATATTGGACAGCTCCAGAAGACTGGGGAACAGGTGGAAATAAAACATATGAGGTTGAGTTTTTTAATGGTGAGGAGTGGACCACTGTTGTATCGAATCACTCATCAACATCTTACACGTACACCTTACCGAAAGGTGTAAACACAAAAGAAGCAAGGTTCCGAGTCAAGGGTGAAACGGAACATGGGAGTTCAGCATTTACACTATCTGATACATTTACTATTATTAGTACACCGCCGACACTTACTCTCAATGGAGACAATCCTTTAGTCCTTGAAGTGGGATCTTCTTACCAAGAACCCGGAGCGGAAGCGGTTGATAAATTTAACAATGATTTAACGGATCATATTACTGCCAATTCTAGTGATGTTAATGTGTCGAAGCTAGGGACATATGAGGTCATTTATACGGTGGCCGACAGTGCAAGTAACACGACCATTAAAAAACGAACCGTCAAAGTTGTTGATCAAAAGAAGCCGAACTTGACGATACTCGGAGAAAATCCTTACATACTCGAAATAGGAGGAGAGTATAAGGACCCTGGAGCGAACGCTATTGACAATTATGATGGACATATTACATCCAATATTCAAGTAACCGGAGAGGTAAACACGAAAAAGGTGGGAAACTACACCCTAACCTACAGTATCACGGATAGTTCTGGCAATACCGAGTTTAAAAAAAGAACGGTTGAAGTGGTGGATACAACTCCGCCTCAAATTACACTCAAAGGTGACAATCCGATTACGGTCAACTATGGAGAAAAATACGAAGAGCTAGGGTACACCGTTATGGATAATTCTGGTGAAACGCTAACGGAGGATGTATTGATTACAGGAAAAGTTGATTCCGATACGATCGGTGTTTATCAATTAAGTTACAGCGTGAAAGATAGTACTGGAAACAAAGCTACTGTGAAACGTACTGTTCATGTTGTAGACGAGAATCAACCCATCATCAAATTAAATGGTAAGAATCCTATGACGTTAGAAGTAGGTAGTGACTACGTAGAACCAGGAGCGACCGCATTCGATGGCTACGATAAGGATTTAAGCAATCAGATTAAAAGAGCGGGTACCGTAGACACGCAGAAACTAGGAACGTATGAAGTCCGTTACAATGTGGAAGACAGTTCAGGTAATCAAGCGTTTGAAGTGTCGCGTAAGGTGCGCATTGTAGATACAACCTCACCAAAACTAACATTAAACGGGAAGGGAACGGTCCGGATAGAAGTTGGGCAATCGTATAATGAAATGGGTGCTGAAGCTGTCGATAACTATGATGGTACTCTGACTGACAACATCATAGTTGAGGGGAACGTGGACAGTAGAAATACAGGCACTTATACGGTGTCCTATAGTATTGAGGACAAATCAAAAAACAGGACGACTCTTACCCGAACGGTGCATGTTGTTAAGGTAACGAAAATCGAGATCGTATCGGTACCTCCTTCCGTTAAATCTGGACAGGAGTTACCGCTGAAGGTGATTGCTACCTATAATGATGGTATGAAAAAAGATGTCTCGACCGAAGTAGACTACATCTTAAGTGACACGGATGCATTGCACTTTGGAAATGGTATAATCACTGGAAAAAGGACTGGGATGAAACCAATCACTCTTACAGTCCGCCATAAGGGACAGGAACAGGTAGTTAGCCTTCGCATAGTGAATCAAAGTGCTGGGCTAGGTGAGACGGTTCCGGTAAAAGGATCGGATCTTTTCTGGGTGGAAGATAGTGAAACCTTTATTCAAATGCCTAGTGATTTGCCTGAAAACACGAGGATTTCTGTATCACGATCTCGATTCAAAGCACCTGGATTACTCCCGATAGGTGATGCATTCACCATCGACATGAAGTTTCCTAGCGGTTCTACTGGATACACAGGGGATTATCGCTTAATTATGGGATTAAAAAAAGGATTTAAGGATACGAAGACAGGCATTTATTATTTTAACGAACAGATAAAACAATGGGAATATGTGGACGGATGGGGAAATCAAAAAGATGGAAGGATCCAGGCGAATGTATCTCATTTTTCCACTTACGGTGTCTTTACTGACAACGAAATTCCTGTAGATTTAGTCATGAAGGAAAAAAGGAAATCAGCACAAAGCATTACGCTCAGTCTTTCTGCATATGACTCATCAGGTATCAAAAAATTTATAATACTGCGAGACGGGAAGAAGGTTGCTACAGTTAATGGCAATCAGACAGAATGGCTGGATACCGGGTTATTGGCAGGACGAACCTATCATTACACGATTGTTGCTGTGGACATGTTAGGAAACCTATCGGCAGAGGCGACTGCCTCTGTTACAACGAACGCCTTAGTGAAAACTACGGCTACTGTTGCAAGGGAACAAATTATCATGGAAAAGCCAAACGAACAAATAGATCAAGTGGATGGACTAGTAGCCTCGATAGATAAAGACCAAGCTGATAAGTCAACAACCGAAACGGACAAAGATACTACGATGGATTCAGGAAAAGACATGGTCACTACTCAAAATGATGATCAAAGACCAAGGGAAGCCACGCAGAAGTACACCTTGTTAGTCATTGGAATCATTTTGGTTGCTTCTGCTAGTATTTTCGTTATTTATAGGGTGAGGAAGCGTCGTTTAAAGACAATAGAAGATTATGATAAGATAAAGGAGCAGGGAGCCGAAAAATAA